One window of Pelobates fuscus isolate aPelFus1 chromosome 9, aPelFus1.pri, whole genome shotgun sequence genomic DNA carries:
- the RAB9B gene encoding ras-related protein Rab-9B produces the protein MSGKSLLLKVILLGDGGVGKSSLMNRYVTNKFDSQAFHTIGVEFLNRDLEVDGRLVTLQIWDTAGQERFKSLRTPFYRGADCCLLTFSVDDRQSFENLASWRKEFIFYADVKEPDRFPFVVLGNKLDKSERVVSTIEAKTWCNENGGFPYLETSAKDDTNVNCAFEEAVRQALAVEEQVEHSILGRTVDLHSNNSTSSSCC, from the coding sequence ATGAGTGGTAAATCTCTGCTCCTCAAGGTTATACTCCTTGGTGATGGGGGTGTTGGGAAAAGCTCCCTTATGAATCGTTATGTCACGAACAAGTTTGACTCTCAGGCTTTTCACACCATTGGTGTTGAGTTTCTCAACCGAGACCTGGAAGTAGATGGTCGACTCGTAACCCTACAAATCTGGGACACTGCTGGTCAGGAACGCTTCAAGAGTCTACGTACTCCCTTCTACAGGGGAGCTGATTGCTGCTTGCTGACTTTTAGTGTTGATGACCGGCAGAGTTTTGAGAATCTGGCAAGCTGGAGgaaagaatttattttttatgcagATGTCAAGGAGCCTGACCGCTTCCCCTTTGTTGTTCTTGGAAATAAGTTAGACAAGAGTGAGAGGGTTGTAAGTACCATAGAAGCAAAAACCTGGTGCAATGAAAACGGAGGGTTTCCTTACCTGGAGACAAGTGCTAAGGATGACACAAATGTGAATTGTGCATTTGAAGAGGCTGTGAGACAGGCATTGGCTGTAGAAGAACAAGTAGAACATTCAATACTTGGCCGCACGGTTGACCTACACAGCAACAACAGCACAAGTTCATCCTGTTGTTAA
- the PLP1 gene encoding myelin proteolipid protein isoform X1, whose product MGWHDGCVRCMVGVPFASVIATALCFAGVALFCGCGHEALSGTEKLIETHFSKNYQEYEYLIHVVNAFQYVIYGIAVFFFLFGILLLAEGFYTTTAIKHILGEFKLPAVKGGLISTVTGGPPKGRSTRGRHPVHTLELLCRCLGRWLGHPDKFVGVTYAVTILWILILACSAVPVYIYFNTWVTCQSIAVPGKTSASISTLCADARMYGVLPWNAFPGKVCGTSLLAICKTSEFQMTFHLFIVAFVGAAATLVALIHALMCLSANRVYHQHALETGKSRDTPQAESSELAEILPEPPQRSAENLV is encoded by the exons GCTGGCATGATGGATGTGTACGTTGCATGGTCGGGGTCCCCTTTGCCTCAGTCATTGCCACGGCTCTTTGTTTTGCTGGAGTGGCTCTGTTCTGTGGCTGCGGCCATGAAGCTCTCTCTGGAACTGAGAAACTGATTGAGACACATTTTTCCAAAAATTACCAGGAATACGAGTACCTCATACATGT GGTTAATGCATTCCAGTATGTGATTTACGGCATTGCAGTCTTCTTCTTTTTGTTCGGGATTCTGCTTCTGGCTGAGGGATTTTATACCACGACTGCCATTAAACACATTTTGGGAGAATTTAAGCTTCCTGCCGTAAAGGGAGGCCTTATCTCTACTGTGACTGGTGGGCCACCCAAAGGACGAAGCACAAGAGGAAGGCATCCAGTGCACACACTAGAGCTACTCTGTCGTTGTTTGGGAAGGTGGCTTGGACACCCTGACAAG TTTGTCGGTGTAACCTATGCCGTCACCATCCTGTGGATATTGATCCTTGCCTGCTCTGCTGTGCCTGTCTACATTTACTTCAACACTTGGGTGACCTGCCAGTCCATTGCCGTACCAGGGAAGACTTCTGCCAGTATCAGCACACTCTGTGCCGATGCCCGGATGTATG GTGTCCTTCCATGGAATGCTTTTCCTGGGAAAGTGTGTGGAACGAGTCTCCTAGCAATTTGCAAAACAAGCGAG TTCCAGATGACATTCCATCTTTTCATCGTTGCATTTGTGGGAGCAGCAGCAACACTTGTAGCCCTG ATACACGCCCTCATGTGTCTTTCGGCCAACAGGGTGTACCACCAACACGCCCTAGAGACGGGAAAAAGCCGGGACACTCCACAGGCTGAGAGCTCAGAGCTCGCTGAGATTCTTCCAGAGCCCCCCCAAAGGAGCGCAGAGAACCTGGTGTAA
- the PLP1 gene encoding myelin proteolipid protein isoform X2, producing MGWHDGCVRCMVGVPFASVIATALCFAGVALFCGCGHEALSGTEKLIETHFSKNYQEYEYLIHVVNAFQYVIYGIAVFFFLFGILLLAEGFYTTTAIKHILGEFKLPAVKGGLISTVTGGPPKGRSTRGRHPVHTLELLCRCLGRWLGHPDKFVGVTYAVTILWILILACSAVPVYIYFNTWVTCQSIAVPGKTSASISTLCADARMYGVLPWNAFPGKVCGTSLLAICKTSEFQMTFHLFIVAFVGAAATLVALLTYMVGASFNYAVLRVTGRSDRSKF from the exons GCTGGCATGATGGATGTGTACGTTGCATGGTCGGGGTCCCCTTTGCCTCAGTCATTGCCACGGCTCTTTGTTTTGCTGGAGTGGCTCTGTTCTGTGGCTGCGGCCATGAAGCTCTCTCTGGAACTGAGAAACTGATTGAGACACATTTTTCCAAAAATTACCAGGAATACGAGTACCTCATACATGT GGTTAATGCATTCCAGTATGTGATTTACGGCATTGCAGTCTTCTTCTTTTTGTTCGGGATTCTGCTTCTGGCTGAGGGATTTTATACCACGACTGCCATTAAACACATTTTGGGAGAATTTAAGCTTCCTGCCGTAAAGGGAGGCCTTATCTCTACTGTGACTGGTGGGCCACCCAAAGGACGAAGCACAAGAGGAAGGCATCCAGTGCACACACTAGAGCTACTCTGTCGTTGTTTGGGAAGGTGGCTTGGACACCCTGACAAG TTTGTCGGTGTAACCTATGCCGTCACCATCCTGTGGATATTGATCCTTGCCTGCTCTGCTGTGCCTGTCTACATTTACTTCAACACTTGGGTGACCTGCCAGTCCATTGCCGTACCAGGGAAGACTTCTGCCAGTATCAGCACACTCTGTGCCGATGCCCGGATGTATG GTGTCCTTCCATGGAATGCTTTTCCTGGGAAAGTGTGTGGAACGAGTCTCCTAGCAATTTGCAAAACAAGCGAG TTCCAGATGACATTCCATCTTTTCATCGTTGCATTTGTGGGAGCAGCAGCAACACTTGTAGCCCTG CTCACTTATATGGTAGGCGCATCATTCAACTATGCTGTGCTTCGAGTTACTGGCCGGAGCGATCGTTCAAAGTTTTAG